A genomic stretch from Mycobacterium paraterrae includes:
- a CDS encoding fused (3R)-hydroxyacyl-ACP dehydratase subunits HadA/HadB, whose amino-acid sequence MTAPPETSALEERIGHHYTMDGTYLVGREKLREYARAVQDYHPAHWDVDAATKLGYPDLIAPLTFTSTPGMTCNRRMFEQIVVGYDTYMQTEELFEQHRPIVAGDELTVDVELTSVRRMAGRDLITVTNTFTDAAGERVHTLHTTVVGVTAADVDPAIKTAVQNAMMHDVDIFGIGDDHYHKTVRPAGEVRIADGGLTRTPGTAAFEDVNVGDELPVHHARLTRGDLVNYAGVAGDANPIHWDEDIAKLANLPDVIAHGMLTMGLGAAYASSWTGDPGAVTRYAVRLSAPAIVSAREGCDIEFGGKIKSLDPETRSGVVIVTAKSGGKKIFGMATIGVRFS is encoded by the coding sequence ATGACCGCACCACCCGAAACGTCGGCGCTCGAGGAGCGAATCGGCCATCACTACACGATGGACGGCACCTACCTGGTCGGCCGCGAGAAGCTACGCGAGTACGCCCGGGCGGTGCAGGACTATCACCCCGCCCACTGGGACGTCGACGCCGCGACGAAACTGGGCTACCCCGACCTGATCGCGCCGCTGACCTTCACCTCCACGCCCGGCATGACCTGCAACCGACGCATGTTCGAGCAGATTGTGGTCGGCTACGACACCTACATGCAGACCGAGGAACTCTTCGAGCAGCACCGGCCGATCGTGGCCGGTGACGAACTGACGGTGGACGTCGAGCTGACATCCGTGCGCCGGATGGCCGGCCGCGACTTGATCACCGTGACCAACACCTTCACCGACGCGGCCGGGGAGCGGGTCCACACCCTGCACACCACTGTCGTCGGCGTCACGGCCGCGGACGTCGATCCGGCGATCAAGACGGCCGTGCAGAACGCAATGATGCACGACGTCGACATCTTCGGAATCGGTGACGACCACTACCACAAGACCGTCCGCCCCGCGGGCGAGGTTCGCATCGCCGACGGCGGTCTGACCCGGACGCCGGGCACGGCAGCGTTCGAGGACGTCAACGTCGGCGACGAACTGCCCGTCCACCACGCCCGCCTGACCCGCGGCGACTTGGTCAACTACGCCGGCGTGGCCGGTGACGCCAACCCCATTCACTGGGACGAAGACATCGCCAAGCTGGCCAACCTGCCCGACGTGATCGCCCACGGAATGCTCACCATGGGCTTGGGTGCTGCGTACGCGTCGTCCTGGACCGGTGATCCCGGGGCGGTCACGCGCTACGCAGTGCGGCTCTCGGCACCCGCGATCGTGTCGGCGCGCGAAGGCTGCGACATCGAATTCGGCGGCAAGATCAAGTCTTTGGACCCCGAAACCCGTTCCGGTGTCGTGATCGTCACCGCCAAGTCCGGCGGGAAGAAGATCTTCGGTATGGCGACGATCGGCGTCCGCTTCAGCTGA
- a CDS encoding alpha/beta fold hydrolase, with amino-acid sequence MDQYTHNGLTFDVRDAGPADGPVVVLLHGFPQHNDSWDAVIDRLTGQGYRCLAPNQRGYSPGARPLRRRDYRIPELVGDLGALIDASGASQVHLVGHDWGAAVAWAAAAEMPGRLKTVAPISVPHPAAFLKSFLNSRQGLASYYMYLFQLPRLPEWTLLQGNGSFMAKALRQGGQTREVAERDVRAMLEPGALTAALNWYRAMPLSSPRSINQKVSVPTLYVWSDQDIALMPKAAHNTGRYVTGEYRFEIMPGVSHWIPDEEPDKLADLLLEWFAAH; translated from the coding sequence ATGGACCAGTACACCCACAATGGTTTGACCTTCGACGTGCGCGATGCCGGGCCCGCTGACGGCCCGGTCGTTGTACTGCTGCACGGCTTCCCCCAGCACAACGACAGCTGGGACGCCGTCATCGACCGGCTCACCGGGCAGGGCTATCGCTGTCTGGCGCCCAATCAGCGCGGTTACTCGCCGGGGGCCCGCCCGCTGCGCCGCCGGGATTACCGCATCCCCGAACTTGTCGGCGACCTCGGCGCGCTGATCGACGCCAGCGGCGCCTCGCAGGTGCACCTGGTCGGACACGACTGGGGAGCCGCGGTGGCGTGGGCGGCCGCCGCGGAGATGCCGGGACGGCTGAAGACCGTCGCGCCGATCTCCGTTCCGCACCCGGCCGCGTTCCTCAAATCGTTCCTCAACAGTCGACAGGGTCTCGCGTCGTACTACATGTACCTGTTCCAGTTGCCGCGGCTACCGGAGTGGACACTGTTGCAAGGCAACGGCAGCTTCATGGCAAAAGCGCTGCGGCAGGGCGGGCAGACGCGCGAGGTGGCCGAGCGCGATGTACGGGCCATGCTCGAACCTGGAGCCCTCACCGCGGCGCTCAACTGGTATCGCGCCATGCCGCTGTCGAGTCCACGATCAATCAACCAAAAGGTCTCTGTGCCAACGCTTTACGTCTGGAGCGACCAGGACATCGCCCTGATGCCCAAGGCGGCCCACAACACCGGACGTTACGTGACCGGCGAATATCGCTTCGAGATCATGCCCGGTGTCTCACACTGGATCCCCGATGAGGAGCCCGACAAGCTGGCCGACCTCCTACTCGAATGGTTCGCCGCTCACTGA
- a CDS encoding serine hydrolase, with the protein MLQSSIDEALSTRAGIDWAVSIRDAAGHEIACWSGDHALKTASVGKLLLLVEVARQRVTGELDGTGVLTRKPELTVADSGIWQHLHVDELAIDDLCVLIASVSDNTATNVLLERVGLHRVVELARSLGLTHTALLDFVRDDRGPNHPATLSTGSASELSGVMSRLSRGALISTAVSEQVNAWLATGVDLSMVASAWGLDPLAHTSPDRNTFLSNKTGSDPGVRADVGFVARGAACFSYAVIANWDAGRDDIRDTVLSGMNAVGTVLRAALEGE; encoded by the coding sequence GTGCTCCAGTCATCGATTGACGAAGCGCTGAGTACCCGTGCCGGCATCGACTGGGCGGTGTCCATCCGAGACGCCGCAGGTCACGAAATAGCCTGCTGGAGCGGCGATCATGCGCTGAAGACGGCAAGCGTCGGTAAGCTCCTGCTGCTCGTCGAAGTTGCGCGGCAACGCGTGACCGGCGAACTCGACGGTACCGGCGTTCTGACGAGAAAGCCGGAGCTGACGGTCGCCGATTCGGGCATCTGGCAACACCTGCACGTTGACGAGTTGGCCATCGACGACCTCTGCGTGCTGATCGCCAGCGTCAGCGACAATACTGCCACCAATGTCCTGCTCGAACGCGTGGGTCTGCACAGAGTGGTCGAGCTTGCCCGATCCCTCGGCCTGACTCATACCGCGTTGCTGGACTTCGTGCGAGACGACCGAGGCCCGAACCACCCGGCCACCTTGTCGACCGGGTCAGCATCGGAGTTGTCCGGTGTGATGAGCAGGCTGTCGCGCGGTGCATTGATCTCCACTGCGGTTTCCGAACAGGTAAATGCCTGGCTGGCAACGGGAGTCGACCTGTCGATGGTTGCGTCGGCATGGGGCCTGGATCCGTTGGCGCATACATCCCCCGATCGAAATACCTTTCTCAGCAACAAAACTGGGTCAGATCCGGGGGTCAGGGCAGACGTGGGGTTCGTCGCGCGGGGTGCGGCGTGCTTCTCCTACGCGGTGATCGCGAATTGGGATGCCGGACGCGACGATATCCGCGACACAGTCTTGTCCGGAATGAACGCAGTCGGAACGGTTTTGCGGGCCGCACTCGAAGGTGAATAG
- a CDS encoding RND family transporter yields the protein MTNGPSDSSNSSDTSDTDRIPVAERGAAERKPRIARTIRVLALPILVVWVLLAVGLNVFVPQLEKVAEEISVPLSPTDAPSVTGMKHIGEKFKEYDSDNLVLVTLVGDKPLGPDAHRFYDDLVKKIQADHEHVEHALNFWGQRFTSSGVESYDHKAAYVQVNLKGDQGGAVGDESVAAVRKIVADAKPPAGVKAFVAGQGALTADVIVVGDKSLAKITLITVVIIALMLMFVYRSISTVLLTMFVLFIGLLSGRGVVSLLGETGIMGLSTFAVNLLTSLAIAAGTDYAIFMVGRYQEARERGFDREAAYYDTFAGVSKVVLGSGLTIVGALACLKFTRLPYFSSLAFPCAIGLLVVVAAGVTLTPALIVVASGFGLLDPKRKFNYTRWRRLATAIVRWPAPILAISVILAIVGALGLAGFTPRYNDLYYLPHSAASVQAYDAADRHFTQARLNPDLLMIESDHDLRNPRDMLVLDKVAGAIFRVPGIERVQSITRPLGPPIEDGSIPFQLSVQSAPIRDNLSYLKARVGDIKKITGFLDTQISLLERQYAITQKLANATDDSAKTTAETAAITDEIRDHIADFDDFWRPIRSYFYWEKHCYDIPICLSLRSLFDALDGFDQLAEKFHALTGDLNHTAAATRELLAIIPENIAVSKAIRDTTLTIYSSFDSLIDQFDRLTDTNAVMGKSFNDARVESLFYLPPEIFSNSDFQFGLSLMVSPDGKAARFIITHAVDPATAEGIKSVEQERNAAKEALKLTSLENADIYLGGTAATFHDIATGAWYDLLIAAVASIVLIFIIMVIVTRALVAAGVIVGTIVLSLGAAFGFSTLIWQHLGHFQLHWVATEFALIVLLAVGSDYNLMLVSRIEEEIGAGLNTGLIRGVGVTGPVVSAAGVVFAVTMAAMLSSDLRAIGQFGSTIGIGLMFDTFVVRTLITPSIMTLMGRWFWWPKRVRVRPASQMLRSVGPRPLVRALLYQPRQTDSTA from the coding sequence GTGACCAACGGCCCCAGCGACAGCAGCAACAGCAGCGACACCAGCGACACCGACCGAATCCCCGTCGCCGAACGCGGTGCAGCCGAGCGCAAACCACGCATAGCCCGTACCATCCGCGTCCTGGCACTGCCGATCCTCGTGGTCTGGGTGCTGCTTGCGGTCGGTCTCAATGTCTTCGTGCCGCAGTTGGAGAAAGTGGCCGAGGAGATCTCGGTGCCACTGTCGCCGACCGATGCGCCGTCGGTGACCGGCATGAAGCACATCGGCGAGAAGTTCAAGGAGTACGACTCCGACAACCTCGTCCTGGTGACCCTGGTCGGTGACAAACCGCTCGGCCCCGACGCGCACCGGTTCTACGACGACTTGGTCAAAAAGATCCAGGCTGACCACGAACACGTCGAGCATGCGCTGAACTTCTGGGGACAGCGATTCACGTCCTCGGGTGTCGAGAGCTACGACCACAAGGCCGCCTACGTTCAGGTCAACCTCAAAGGCGATCAGGGTGGGGCGGTCGGCGACGAATCCGTTGCCGCGGTGCGCAAGATCGTCGCGGACGCGAAGCCGCCGGCGGGCGTTAAGGCCTTCGTCGCCGGTCAGGGAGCACTGACTGCCGACGTCATCGTTGTCGGTGACAAGAGCCTGGCCAAGATCACGCTGATCACGGTCGTGATCATCGCGCTCATGCTGATGTTCGTGTACCGGTCCATCAGCACCGTTTTGCTGACGATGTTCGTCCTCTTCATTGGGCTGCTGTCAGGCCGCGGCGTGGTGTCGCTGCTGGGCGAAACCGGCATCATGGGGTTGTCGACATTCGCGGTGAACCTGCTGACCTCACTAGCAATCGCGGCGGGTACCGATTACGCGATTTTCATGGTCGGCCGCTATCAGGAGGCCCGCGAACGCGGCTTTGACCGCGAAGCCGCCTACTACGACACCTTCGCCGGTGTCAGCAAGGTGGTCCTGGGCTCCGGTCTGACTATCGTCGGGGCGCTGGCCTGCCTGAAGTTCACCCGGCTGCCCTACTTCAGTTCGCTGGCGTTCCCGTGTGCGATAGGACTGCTGGTGGTGGTGGCGGCCGGCGTCACGCTGACGCCCGCGCTCATCGTAGTCGCCAGTGGCTTCGGTCTTCTGGACCCCAAGCGCAAGTTCAACTACACCCGCTGGCGCCGCCTGGCGACGGCCATCGTGCGGTGGCCCGCGCCCATCCTTGCCATCTCCGTCATTCTGGCGATCGTCGGCGCCCTGGGTTTGGCGGGCTTCACCCCGCGCTACAACGACCTTTACTACCTGCCGCACAGCGCCGCCTCGGTGCAGGCCTACGACGCGGCCGATCGACACTTCACCCAGGCCCGCCTGAACCCGGACCTGCTGATGATCGAATCAGACCACGACCTGCGTAATCCCCGAGACATGCTGGTGCTCGACAAGGTCGCCGGCGCGATCTTCCGAGTGCCGGGCATCGAACGGGTACAGAGCATCACCAGGCCACTCGGCCCGCCGATCGAAGACGGATCCATACCGTTCCAGCTCAGCGTGCAGAGCGCGCCGATTCGCGACAACCTCAGTTATCTGAAGGCCCGCGTCGGCGACATCAAAAAGATCACCGGTTTCCTCGACACTCAGATCTCCCTGCTGGAGCGCCAGTACGCGATTACCCAGAAGCTCGCGAACGCGACGGACGACAGCGCGAAGACCACGGCGGAGACCGCCGCCATCACCGACGAAATCCGGGACCACATCGCCGATTTCGACGACTTCTGGCGGCCGATCCGCAGCTACTTCTACTGGGAGAAGCACTGCTACGACATCCCGATCTGCTTGTCGCTGCGCAGCCTGTTCGATGCCCTGGACGGGTTTGACCAACTCGCCGAGAAGTTTCACGCCCTCACCGGCGACCTCAACCACACGGCTGCTGCCACCCGCGAACTGCTGGCGATCATTCCCGAGAACATCGCCGTCTCCAAGGCGATCCGGGATACCACGCTGACCATCTATAGCTCGTTCGACAGCCTGATCGACCAGTTCGACCGGCTCACCGACACCAATGCCGTGATGGGTAAGTCGTTCAACGACGCTCGGGTGGAAAGCCTGTTTTACCTGCCGCCCGAGATCTTCTCGAACTCCGATTTCCAGTTCGGGTTGAGCCTGATGGTGTCGCCCGACGGAAAGGCCGCGCGCTTCATCATCACTCACGCCGTGGATCCGGCGACCGCGGAAGGCATCAAGTCCGTCGAGCAAGAGCGCAACGCGGCCAAGGAGGCGCTGAAGCTCACCTCGCTCGAGAACGCCGACATCTACCTCGGCGGCACCGCCGCAACATTCCACGACATCGCTACTGGCGCCTGGTACGACCTGCTGATCGCCGCGGTGGCGTCGATCGTGCTGATCTTCATCATCATGGTGATCGTCACCCGCGCTCTTGTCGCCGCGGGAGTCATCGTCGGCACGATCGTGCTGTCGCTGGGCGCGGCGTTCGGATTCTCGACGCTGATCTGGCAACACTTGGGACACTTCCAGTTACACTGGGTGGCAACGGAATTCGCATTGATCGTGCTCCTAGCGGTGGGTTCCGACTACAACCTGATGCTGGTATCCCGAATCGAGGAAGAGATCGGTGCCGGCCTGAACACCGGGCTCATCCGCGGCGTGGGTGTGACGGGCCCCGTGGTGTCCGCGGCCGGTGTGGTGTTCGCCGTCACGATGGCCGCGATGCTCTCCAGCGATCTGCGGGCGATCGGTCAGTTCGGGTCCACGATCGGTATCGGTCTGATGTTCGACACGTTCGTCGTTCGTACGCTGATCACGCCGTCGATCATGACCTTGATGGGGCGCTGGTTCTGGTGGCCCAAGCGCGTCCGGGTCCGCCCGGCTAGCCAGATGCTGAGGTCAGTCGGGCCGCGCCCGCTGGTCCGCGCCCTGCTGTACCAGCCACGGCAGACCGATTCAACGGCCTAG
- a CDS encoding MFS transporter — protein sequence MAAEQPLDDDWVGHTRGSAAYGRLLAALACAGVATFAQLYSPQAVLPLISADLGVGAANAALVVSASTVGLAIGVIPWSALADRIGRVKAISISVTVATLVGMMVPFAPTFSLLLAGRFVEGLMVGGVPAIAVAYLTEEVDPVHAARAAGTFVGGTTIGGLLGRIVSSPIAEVAGWRVGVFTVAVICGVAAMGFVRLAPEPRGFTPVLRDDANPEGGLGHRLAENLRTPRQLVLFAEGFLLMGGFVALYNFLGFYLTRAPFHLAPSVVSLMFLAYLAGTWASSRAGAEATRYGRRRVLLVSVSIMMLGIGMTLSDNVIAVLAGLVVATAGFFGAHSTAAGWTGQAAPVGKAQASSLYNLFYYGGSSAVGWLGGVAFDTRGWPAVAATILACAGIAALLAALFLRDT from the coding sequence GTGGCCGCCGAGCAACCCCTCGATGACGACTGGGTGGGGCACACCCGTGGCTCGGCTGCCTACGGTCGGCTGCTCGCCGCGCTGGCCTGCGCGGGAGTGGCCACCTTCGCACAGCTGTACTCACCGCAAGCCGTATTGCCGCTGATCTCGGCCGACTTGGGTGTGGGCGCCGCCAATGCCGCTCTGGTGGTCTCGGCGTCGACCGTGGGCCTGGCGATCGGGGTCATCCCATGGTCGGCGCTGGCCGATCGAATCGGCCGGGTGAAGGCGATCTCGATTTCGGTGACGGTGGCCACCCTGGTGGGAATGATGGTGCCGTTCGCCCCGACGTTTTCGTTGCTCCTCGCGGGACGCTTCGTAGAGGGGCTGATGGTTGGCGGCGTGCCCGCGATCGCAGTGGCTTATCTGACCGAGGAAGTCGATCCGGTGCACGCTGCGCGGGCGGCCGGCACGTTCGTCGGCGGCACCACGATCGGCGGCTTACTGGGACGCATCGTGTCCAGCCCGATCGCCGAGGTGGCCGGCTGGCGTGTCGGAGTATTCACCGTCGCGGTGATCTGCGGGGTGGCGGCGATGGGTTTCGTCCGGCTTGCGCCCGAGCCGCGCGGGTTCACGCCGGTGTTGCGTGATGACGCGAATCCCGAAGGGGGTCTTGGTCATCGGCTTGCCGAAAACCTGCGCACACCACGCCAGCTGGTGCTGTTCGCCGAAGGCTTTCTGCTGATGGGTGGATTCGTTGCGCTCTACAACTTTCTCGGGTTCTACTTGACACGCGCGCCGTTTCATCTGGCGCCGTCAGTGGTGAGCCTGATGTTCCTGGCCTATCTGGCCGGCACCTGGGCATCGTCACGGGCGGGCGCGGAGGCGACTCGGTACGGCCGCAGACGGGTGCTTCTGGTGTCGGTGTCGATCATGATGCTGGGCATTGGAATGACCCTGAGTGACAACGTGATCGCGGTCCTAGCTGGCCTGGTGGTCGCGACCGCCGGTTTCTTCGGGGCGCATTCGACCGCGGCGGGGTGGACGGGCCAGGCCGCGCCGGTCGGTAAGGCGCAGGCGTCGTCTCTGTACAACCTCTTCTACTACGGCGGGTCCAGCGCCGTCGGGTGGTTGGGTGGCGTCGCCTTCGACACGCGGGGATGGCCGGCGGTCGCTGCGACGATCCTCGCCTGTGCCGGAATCGCCGCACTTCTCGCAGCCCTGTTCCTGCGCGACACCTAG
- a CDS encoding MmpS family transport accessory protein — protein MTILKRAWVPLVVVVALIIGGVAVMRLNGVFPGPGLPKPDPRDATPPYATKTAIYEILGPPGTTGVVNWMDAESLPQKANFTTLPWSKTITAAMPGIFAYVIAQGDGPSIGCRITVDGKLVDQQHVDTRDAQVSCLDKSA, from the coding sequence TTGACGATTCTCAAGCGGGCATGGGTTCCGCTGGTGGTGGTCGTAGCTTTGATCATCGGCGGCGTGGCGGTCATGCGACTCAACGGCGTCTTCCCGGGACCCGGCCTACCCAAGCCCGACCCGCGGGATGCGACGCCGCCCTACGCCACGAAGACCGCCATCTACGAAATCCTGGGACCGCCAGGGACTACCGGCGTCGTCAACTGGATGGATGCGGAGTCGCTACCGCAGAAAGCCAATTTCACCACGCTGCCGTGGTCGAAGACGATCACCGCCGCGATGCCGGGTATTTTCGCCTACGTCATCGCCCAGGGTGACGGCCCTTCCATCGGGTGCCGGATCACCGTCGACGGCAAGTTGGTCGACCAACAGCACGTCGACACCCGTGACGCTCAGGTTTCCTGCTTGGACAAGTCCGCGTGA
- a CDS encoding DUF732 domain-containing protein codes for MTSRRWLTKLSISVLAGAALVGSAGIAGANTPQDDAYLAQLRAVGLTWPPSTEEALIGEAHLICYDLTWGWQPQTIADDIHDHLNKRGVTLLDVGTMVDAAHKTYCPGNVCDAPTLCT; via the coding sequence ATGACCTCACGTCGCTGGCTCACCAAACTCTCCATCTCCGTACTCGCCGGGGCTGCCTTGGTCGGTAGCGCCGGAATAGCGGGCGCCAACACTCCCCAAGACGACGCGTATCTCGCGCAGCTGCGCGCCGTCGGCCTGACGTGGCCGCCCAGCACGGAAGAGGCGCTCATCGGTGAAGCTCACCTGATCTGCTACGACCTCACCTGGGGCTGGCAGCCGCAGACGATCGCGGACGACATCCACGACCACCTCAACAAACGAGGTGTCACATTGCTCGACGTCGGAACGATGGTCGACGCCGCCCACAAGACCTACTGCCCCGGGAATGTGTGCGACGCCCCCACGCTGTGCACGTAA
- a CDS encoding ribonuclease domain-containing protein, which produces MTRRKLLLVAACALVVVIGGWELTHVRPSGPAQPTARGVDASACPIATLPPEVTDTVRRIHAGGPFPFPRSDGEVFANHEGHLPTQRRGYYHEYTVITPRARDRSMRRIVTGGTPLAHPAQYFYTGDHYESFCLITDAGGAP; this is translated from the coding sequence ATGACTCGACGCAAGCTGCTACTCGTCGCGGCGTGCGCGCTCGTCGTCGTCATCGGCGGATGGGAACTGACGCACGTCCGTCCGTCCGGGCCGGCTCAGCCGACAGCACGCGGAGTCGACGCGTCGGCATGCCCGATCGCCACCCTGCCTCCTGAGGTGACCGACACCGTCAGACGCATCCACGCGGGTGGCCCATTCCCCTTCCCGCGCAGCGACGGCGAGGTGTTCGCCAACCACGAAGGGCATCTGCCGACGCAGCGGCGCGGGTACTACCACGAGTACACCGTCATCACTCCCCGCGCCCGAGACCGGTCGATGCGTCGCATCGTCACGGGCGGAACGCCGCTGGCACATCCTGCCCAGTACTTCTACACCGGCGACCATTACGAGTCCTTCTGTCTGATCACCGACGCGGGAGGCGCGCCGTGA
- a CDS encoding maleylpyruvate isomerase family mycothiol-dependent enzyme, whose amino-acid sequence MAKPRYDHLWPLVHAERAALADDLADLTEEQWEQRSLCEDWTVEEVVAHLTATASLNQWKWLRSMLAARFRPAVHNRRRLAEHLGTDPAETLDRFRAIVDSTTSPSGHIPAYLGEVVVHAQDIRQPLGLTRTPSVDALTPVAEFFARRNFTVPSSSRVADLQLRADDGPFVGGRGALVTGSTLALVMSMAGRPQYVDELDGPGVQLLRTRLRPVTRPARRRKRS is encoded by the coding sequence ATGGCAAAACCTCGATACGACCATCTGTGGCCGCTGGTGCATGCGGAGCGTGCGGCGCTGGCAGACGATCTTGCCGACCTCACCGAGGAACAATGGGAACAGCGCAGCCTCTGCGAGGACTGGACGGTCGAGGAGGTCGTCGCGCACCTCACCGCCACGGCGAGCCTGAACCAGTGGAAGTGGTTGCGCAGCATGCTTGCTGCCCGCTTTCGTCCCGCCGTACACAATCGACGACGGTTGGCCGAACACCTGGGCACCGACCCCGCCGAAACCCTCGACCGTTTTCGCGCCATCGTCGACAGCACCACGTCGCCGTCCGGCCACATCCCGGCCTACCTGGGTGAAGTGGTGGTGCACGCCCAAGACATTCGCCAACCGCTGGGACTGACACGCACCCCCAGCGTGGACGCATTGACACCGGTCGCCGAATTCTTCGCTCGTCGCAACTTCACGGTTCCCAGCAGCAGTCGGGTCGCGGACCTCCAGTTGCGGGCCGATGACGGGCCGTTCGTCGGCGGCCGGGGCGCACTGGTGACGGGATCGACCCTGGCGCTGGTGATGAGCATGGCCGGTCGGCCACAGTACGTCGACGAGTTGGACGGCCCCGGCGTGCAACTTCTCCGCACCCGGCTTCGCCCGGTAACGCGACCGGCTCGACGGCGAAAGCGGAGTTGA
- a CDS encoding NAD(P)H-dependent flavin oxidoreductase: protein MTNRIQSLLGVQYPVVQAPMTYIARAELAAAVSDGGGLGVIETLTPEGRADLRRVRGLTYRPVGANLMIQGWKRDPSIVDELVAAEVRHVFTSAGDPALFTARLHDAGMTVIHVIGSLKGALKARDAGVDALVVEGVEGGGFKSALGASTMVLLPLVADRVDLPIIAAGGICDARSAAAAVVLGAEGVQMGTRMLASHEARVHANFKNEIVAAGDDGTVMLDLPGNPTMRVLRTGLASRVAAAEPGIQLLGRITDLYFDGDMEASVANTGQVSARITELQPASKIVEQTWTEIEKVLSDGRSRIGQ, encoded by the coding sequence GTGACCAATCGCATCCAATCATTGCTGGGCGTGCAATACCCCGTCGTCCAGGCGCCGATGACCTACATCGCGCGGGCGGAATTGGCAGCCGCCGTGTCCGACGGCGGTGGCCTGGGTGTGATCGAGACCCTGACCCCCGAGGGCCGCGCCGATCTGCGCAGGGTGCGCGGGTTGACGTACCGGCCCGTCGGGGCGAACTTGATGATTCAGGGTTGGAAGCGCGACCCGTCGATCGTCGACGAGCTCGTCGCCGCTGAGGTCCGCCACGTCTTCACCTCTGCCGGTGATCCCGCGCTGTTCACCGCGCGGCTCCACGACGCCGGGATGACGGTCATCCACGTCATCGGATCGCTGAAGGGCGCCTTGAAGGCCAGGGACGCGGGCGTCGACGCGCTGGTGGTCGAGGGTGTGGAGGGCGGCGGGTTCAAGTCGGCGCTGGGCGCGTCGACGATGGTGTTGCTGCCGCTCGTCGCGGATCGGGTGGACCTTCCGATTATTGCGGCCGGCGGGATCTGCGACGCCCGGTCCGCGGCGGCCGCCGTCGTCCTCGGAGCGGAGGGGGTGCAGATGGGCACTCGGATGCTCGCCAGCCACGAGGCCCGCGTACACGCCAACTTCAAGAACGAGATCGTCGCGGCCGGCGATGACGGCACCGTGATGCTGGATCTGCCGGGCAACCCGACGATGCGGGTGCTGCGAACCGGCCTCGCCTCGCGGGTCGCCGCGGCCGAGCCGGGGATACAACTGCTCGGGCGAATCACCGATCTCTATTTCGACGGCGACATGGAGGCAAGCGTCGCGAACACCGGCCAGGTGTCCGCTCGGATCACCGAGTTGCAGCCGGCGTCGAAGATCGTCGAGCAGACCTGGACGGAGATCGAGAAAGTGCTCAGCGACGGTCGATCTCGGATAGGTCAGTGA
- a CDS encoding barstar family protein: MVYRIDGRKIKSLNDFYREIGAAVNGRGGYFGRNLDALADCLRGGFGTPEHRPYEFEWQHSALSRRYLDEVTRDGRPLLDVIRRVFDEAGVRLRLT; this comes from the coding sequence GTGGTCTATCGGATCGACGGACGAAAAATCAAGTCGCTCAACGACTTCTATCGCGAGATCGGCGCAGCGGTCAACGGACGTGGCGGATACTTCGGGCGTAACCTCGACGCGCTGGCTGATTGCTTGCGGGGCGGATTCGGCACCCCCGAGCACCGACCGTACGAATTCGAATGGCAGCACAGTGCGCTGTCGCGGCGCTACCTGGACGAGGTCACGCGCGACGGGCGGCCCCTGCTCGATGTGATCAGGCGCGTGTTCGACGAAGCCGGTGTGCGGCTGCGCCTGACGTGA